From a region of the Roseivirga sp. 4D4 genome:
- the hemE gene encoding uroporphyrinogen decarboxylase: MELQNDLLIRAAKGEKTERTPVWLMRQAGRILPEYRAVRNSLSGFIELAKTPELAAEVTIQPVDILGVDAAIIFSDILVIPEAMGLKYEMVEKKGPWFPETIKGYDDFNKLKKADAESDLAYVLEAIKITKKELNGRVPLIGFAGAPWTIFCYMIEGQGSKTFSKARRMLYTEPLLADQLLQLITDSTIEYLKAQIAAGADIVQVFDSWAGILSPEHYQKYSMKYISQICDAIDEVPITVFAKGAFFARTEMRHLNCQTIGLDWNMDIQESRRLIGEGKTLQGNLDPCALYGSTVEIETATRKMLDTFGSSRHIANLGHGVYPDTNPDKVKVFINTVKEYSAVMRNTVD, encoded by the coding sequence ATGGAATTGCAGAATGATTTATTGATTAGAGCGGCAAAAGGTGAAAAGACTGAAAGAACTCCAGTATGGCTGATGCGCCAGGCTGGACGTATTCTACCTGAGTATCGTGCTGTGCGAAACTCTCTGAGTGGCTTCATTGAACTGGCGAAGACTCCTGAACTGGCTGCTGAAGTAACCATTCAACCTGTCGATATTCTGGGGGTAGATGCTGCGATCATCTTTTCTGACATTTTGGTAATTCCTGAGGCCATGGGCCTGAAATATGAAATGGTTGAAAAGAAAGGACCTTGGTTCCCTGAAACGATAAAAGGCTATGACGATTTCAACAAACTGAAAAAAGCAGATGCCGAATCTGATCTGGCCTACGTACTGGAGGCCATTAAAATCACCAAGAAGGAACTGAACGGTCGTGTTCCGCTAATCGGTTTTGCAGGCGCTCCTTGGACTATTTTCTGCTATATGATCGAGGGACAGGGAAGCAAAACCTTCTCTAAGGCTAGAAGAATGCTCTATACCGAGCCATTACTTGCCGATCAATTATTGCAGCTCATTACTGATAGTACAATAGAGTATTTAAAAGCTCAAATTGCAGCCGGTGCCGATATTGTTCAGGTATTTGATTCATGGGCAGGAATATTGTCTCCCGAGCATTATCAGAAGTACTCTATGAAGTATATCAGTCAGATTTGTGATGCGATTGATGAGGTACCTATTACTGTTTTTGCCAAAGGAGCATTCTTTGCGCGTACTGAAATGCGTCACCTCAATTGCCAAACGATCGGCCTGGACTGGAACATGGATATTCAAGAATCCAGAAGGCTTATTGGCGAGGGAAAAACACTTCAGGGTAACCTGGATCCTTGCGCTCTTTATGGTTCTACCGTAGAGATTGAAACCGCCACGCGGAAGATGCTCGACACTTTTGGTTCTAGCAGACATATCGCCAATTTAGGTCATGGGGTTTATCCCGATACCAACCCAGATAAGGTGAAGGTATTTATTAATACCGTTAAAGAGTACAGCGCTGTCATGCGCAATACGGTTGACTAA
- a CDS encoding calcium/sodium antiporter, with the protein MLLDILILLIGLATLILGGDVLVKGASRVALRFDVSPMIVGLTIVAFSTSAPELLVSLKAALKEAPDFAMGNVVGSNISNLSLVLGVACLFGYIPIHKGTARRDWLVTMLSSILLLYFASDGNLVLREGIILFAGILSYLTFLLFKTKKDQIKLDVTYDRSNDTRFEQFKDLFYIAIGGACLYFGSEWFIDSAQSLASGLGVSERVIGLTVLALGTSLPELFTSVIAARKGETDLALGNLFGSNIFNILSILGITSIVHPLGVNEVIINSDMIWMLVLTLGILPLMLFRRRLGTVSGIILLSFYGLYIFMVLK; encoded by the coding sequence ATGCTGTTGGACATACTTATCTTACTGATCGGCTTAGCCACCTTAATTCTTGGCGGTGATGTCTTAGTAAAAGGAGCCTCTCGCGTAGCATTGAGGTTTGATGTAAGTCCGATGATTGTGGGGCTTACCATTGTCGCTTTCAGCACATCGGCACCCGAATTACTTGTGAGCCTAAAAGCAGCGCTAAAAGAAGCCCCGGATTTTGCCATGGGCAATGTGGTGGGCTCGAATATTTCGAATTTGTCATTGGTACTGGGTGTGGCATGTCTTTTTGGCTATATACCTATTCATAAAGGAACTGCCAGAAGGGATTGGTTGGTGACGATGCTTTCATCGATTCTATTACTCTACTTTGCTTCTGATGGCAATCTGGTTTTAAGAGAAGGAATAATCCTCTTTGCCGGTATACTTTCTTACCTCACCTTTCTTCTTTTTAAGACCAAGAAAGACCAAATCAAGCTCGATGTCACTTATGACCGAAGCAATGACACTCGTTTTGAGCAATTCAAAGATTTGTTTTACATCGCTATCGGTGGTGCTTGTTTGTATTTCGGATCGGAGTGGTTCATTGATTCAGCACAAAGTCTTGCCTCCGGGCTTGGAGTTTCTGAAAGAGTAATTGGCCTTACCGTGCTTGCCTTAGGTACAAGTTTACCTGAGCTTTTCACTTCTGTTATTGCAGCGCGCAAAGGTGAAACTGATCTCGCGCTAGGTAATCTCTTCGGTTCGAACATTTTTAATATCCTTTCCATATTGGGCATCACTAGTATCGTTCACCCGCTTGGGGTCAATGAAGTTATTATCAATAGCGATATGATTTGGATGTTAGTGCTCACGCTAGGCATCCTTCCACTAATGCTTTTCCGTAGAAGATTAGGAACCGTATCGGGAATTATCCTACTGTCCTTTTACGGCCTATACATTTTTATGGTGTTGAAGTAA
- a CDS encoding adenylate kinase, producing MINIVLFGPPGAGKGTQSENLIKQFGLKHISTGDLFRKHLGEGTELGKKAQSFMDNGKLVPDEVVIGMVEDFLQANTDAKGFIFDGFPRTVAQAEALDVLLTSHNTAIGCMIMLDVPQDELKKRLLERGKTSGRADDQNEEKINVRIQEYLNKTLPVAAFYEKQDKTCKINGVGTIEGIFADISAAVESHMA from the coding sequence ATGATTAATATTGTATTATTTGGCCCTCCTGGCGCGGGGAAGGGAACGCAGAGTGAAAATCTTATTAAGCAATTCGGCTTAAAACATATATCTACAGGAGACTTATTTAGAAAGCATTTGGGAGAAGGAACTGAGCTTGGTAAAAAGGCCCAGTCTTTCATGGATAATGGAAAACTAGTTCCTGACGAAGTGGTGATCGGCATGGTAGAAGACTTTCTACAGGCGAATACAGACGCCAAAGGTTTCATCTTCGATGGTTTCCCGCGAACAGTGGCCCAAGCAGAGGCATTAGACGTCCTTTTGACGAGCCATAATACGGCTATCGGCTGTATGATTATGTTGGACGTACCTCAAGACGAGTTAAAGAAAAGATTACTCGAAAGAGGAAAAACTTCTGGTCGTGCAGACGATCAAAACGAGGAGAAAATCAATGTGAGAATTCAAGAGTATTTGAATAAGACATTGCCTGTTGCTGCCTTCTACGAAAAGCAAGACAAGACTTGCAAAATCAATGGTGTAGGTACAATCGAAGGTATTTTTGCCGATATCTCAGCTGCCGTTGAGTCGCACATGGCATAA
- the sdaAA gene encoding L-serine ammonia-lyase, iron-sulfur-dependent, subunit alpha — MSYLFEDFKGWKEYCTSNDISLPQSVIEYEVDQKQATEELMWEGLANAYQVMKEAVQTGLTEEMTSRSGMINNGAKKVYNYPKPVLSKEFQVLISRALAAKEVNSCMGRVVAAPTAGASGILPGVMVTLQELHDLPDKSIMEGLLVGAGIALIMEKRASIAGAVGGCQAETGSAAAMGAGAMVYCLGGSIDQVFNAVAITVQCMLGLVCDPVAGLVEVPCVVRNASAAAIANSSAQIALADVSAVIPVDECIEAMGEVGQSMETRYKETAMGGLAATTTGQAISKRVLIQDIEMLPDED, encoded by the coding sequence ATGAGCTACTTGTTTGAGGACTTCAAGGGTTGGAAAGAATACTGTACATCGAATGATATTTCGCTGCCTCAGTCAGTGATTGAATATGAGGTGGATCAAAAGCAAGCTACCGAAGAGTTGATGTGGGAGGGTTTGGCGAATGCCTATCAGGTAATGAAGGAAGCGGTTCAAACGGGCTTAACTGAAGAAATGACTTCTCGGTCGGGAATGATCAACAATGGTGCTAAAAAGGTTTACAACTACCCAAAACCTGTGCTTTCAAAAGAATTTCAAGTGCTGATTTCGCGTGCCCTTGCGGCCAAAGAAGTTAATTCCTGCATGGGTAGAGTAGTGGCCGCTCCGACTGCAGGGGCTTCCGGTATTCTTCCAGGGGTTATGGTGACACTCCAGGAATTGCATGACCTTCCGGATAAGAGTATTATGGAAGGACTCTTAGTAGGTGCTGGTATAGCCCTAATTATGGAAAAAAGGGCTTCAATTGCCGGGGCAGTTGGCGGTTGTCAGGCAGAGACAGGTAGTGCCGCTGCCATGGGCGCAGGCGCTATGGTATATTGTTTGGGTGGAAGTATAGATCAGGTTTTTAATGCAGTGGCAATTACCGTGCAATGTATGTTGGGCTTGGTATGTGATCCGGTAGCTGGTTTGGTAGAAGTACCTTGTGTGGTGAGAAATGCCAGTGCAGCTGCTATTGCGAATAGTTCGGCACAAATTGCACTGGCAGATGTGAGCGCTGTAATTCCTGTAGATGAGTGCATCGAAGCAATGGGAGAAGTTGGCCAGAGCATGGAGACCCGCTATAAGGAAACCGCCATGGGTGGTTTAGCAGCCACAACAACCGGTCAGGCCATTTCGAAGCGCGTGCTCATTCAAGATATCGAAATGCTCCCGGATGAGGATTGA
- a CDS encoding DUF2911 domain-containing protein, with product MKRNSIYSMAFMALFVLLGAQMHAQTTITTPRTASPAAEVSQTIGISKVTINYSRPFVNGRTGKIWGQLVPFGYTNLGFGNGGNNPWRAGANENTVITFSDDVKIEGKDLEAGSYGLHIAVFENGDADIIFSNNTTSWGSYFYLESEDALRVKVKSTENAFTEALTYDFVDVNANSANVVLDWENKRFPFKIEFDVHGIVIANAENQLRSTQGFGFQGPMSAAQYCVNNNVYLDKALVWADQAIGIQKNAQTLGLKGQILFATKKTDEAIAVMNEMVDHPTTQPNNVYAYGNQLIGLDRDKDALEVFKKMYKKWDTNIFAQHGMARAYSANGDFKKAIKYEKECLANPNLPANNKPALEGFLKRLEAGEDITAPPAG from the coding sequence ATGAAACGTAATTCAATCTACTCAATGGCCTTTATGGCGTTGTTTGTCCTTTTGGGCGCTCAGATGCATGCTCAAACCACGATTACTACACCAAGGACGGCAAGTCCAGCTGCAGAGGTGAGTCAAACCATCGGTATCTCTAAAGTCACTATTAATTATTCCAGACCATTTGTTAATGGTAGAACTGGGAAGATTTGGGGACAATTAGTTCCTTTTGGATATACCAACCTAGGCTTCGGCAATGGTGGAAATAATCCATGGAGAGCTGGCGCGAACGAAAACACAGTGATCACTTTTTCTGATGATGTAAAAATCGAGGGTAAAGACCTTGAAGCCGGATCGTATGGTCTACACATTGCAGTCTTCGAAAATGGAGATGCTGACATCATTTTCTCCAACAATACTACTTCTTGGGGAAGCTATTTCTACCTAGAGTCTGAAGATGCATTAAGAGTAAAAGTGAAGTCAACTGAAAATGCTTTTACAGAAGCTTTGACTTATGACTTCGTTGATGTCAATGCCAATTCGGCCAATGTTGTTTTGGATTGGGAAAACAAACGTTTCCCTTTCAAAATTGAGTTTGACGTGCATGGCATCGTTATAGCTAACGCTGAAAACCAATTGCGTAGCACACAAGGTTTTGGATTCCAAGGACCAATGAGTGCTGCTCAGTATTGCGTGAATAACAATGTGTATTTAGATAAGGCGCTAGTCTGGGCAGATCAGGCGATCGGTATTCAGAAAAATGCTCAAACGCTAGGTCTGAAAGGTCAAATCTTGTTTGCAACTAAAAAGACTGATGAGGCGATTGCTGTCATGAACGAAATGGTAGATCACCCAACTACACAGCCGAACAACGTTTATGCTTACGGTAATCAACTCATTGGCCTTGACAGGGACAAAGATGCCCTCGAAGTATTCAAAAAGATGTATAAGAAGTGGGACACCAACATCTTCGCACAACATGGAATGGCAAGGGCCTATTCGGCAAATGGAGACTTCAAAAAAGCCATCAAATACGAGAAGGAATGTTTGGCCAACCCTAACCTTCCGGCTAACAACAAGCCTGCCTTGGAAGGATTCTTGAAAAGGTTAGAGGCCGGTGAAGATATTACTGCTCCACCAGCAGGATAA
- the dnaJ gene encoding molecular chaperone DnaJ, which produces MAKRDYYEILGVSKGASDDEMKKAYRKMAIKYHPDKNPDNPEAEEKFKEAAEAYEVLSNAEKRAQYDRFGHDGMRGGFGGAGGGMNMEDIFSQFGDIFGGGGSPFESFFGGGGGGRRQRKGSALRIKLKLNLEEIANGVEKKIKVNRLVNAEGVTFKTCPTCGGSGQMKKVVNTMLGQMVSATTCSSCSGSGQVIDKRPPGVDSTGLEMQEEVIPIKIPAGVGDGMQLSMSGKGNMAPGGGVPGDLLIVIEEVEHELLKRDGTNVVFDLFVNFADAALGQSMEVPTIDGKVRIKLEPGTQSGKILRLRGKGIKDINGYGKGDQLIHVNVWTPKKLSKEETEILEKLRDSENFEPKPGKGEKGFFDRIKEFF; this is translated from the coding sequence ATGGCGAAGAGAGATTACTACGAAATTCTAGGAGTAAGTAAGGGGGCGTCAGACGATGAGATGAAAAAGGCTTATCGCAAAATGGCGATCAAGTACCACCCTGATAAAAACCCTGACAATCCAGAAGCAGAAGAGAAATTCAAAGAGGCCGCTGAAGCCTATGAAGTGCTCAGCAATGCCGAAAAGCGTGCGCAGTATGATCGATTCGGTCATGATGGTATGCGTGGTGGCTTCGGTGGTGCCGGAGGCGGCATGAATATGGAAGACATCTTCTCCCAGTTCGGAGATATCTTCGGTGGTGGCGGCAGTCCCTTCGAAAGTTTCTTTGGTGGCGGAGGTGGTGGCCGCAGGCAACGTAAAGGTTCGGCACTACGCATCAAGCTGAAGCTTAATCTTGAAGAAATTGCCAACGGTGTCGAAAAGAAGATTAAGGTAAATCGTCTGGTAAATGCCGAAGGTGTCACCTTTAAAACTTGTCCTACCTGTGGGGGCTCTGGCCAGATGAAGAAGGTGGTGAATACCATGTTAGGGCAAATGGTTTCTGCAACTACATGTAGCTCTTGTAGTGGTAGTGGTCAGGTCATTGACAAGCGACCTCCAGGTGTGGATAGCACGGGTCTGGAGATGCAAGAAGAAGTTATTCCAATCAAAATACCCGCGGGTGTTGGTGATGGCATGCAGCTCTCTATGTCCGGCAAGGGGAATATGGCCCCTGGTGGAGGCGTTCCTGGTGATCTCCTTATTGTTATTGAGGAAGTAGAACATGAGTTGCTCAAACGTGATGGCACGAATGTAGTATTCGACTTGTTTGTCAACTTTGCAGATGCTGCGCTGGGTCAAAGCATGGAGGTACCTACCATCGATGGTAAGGTGCGGATCAAACTTGAACCAGGAACACAAAGTGGAAAAATCCTTCGACTAAGGGGTAAAGGTATTAAGGATATTAATGGATATGGTAAAGGCGATCAGCTGATCCATGTTAATGTTTGGACACCTAAAAAGCTTTCGAAAGAAGAGACTGAGATTTTGGAGAAACTTCGAGATTCTGAAAACTTCGAGCCAAAACCAGGAAAAGGAGAAAAAGGATTTTTTGACCGTATCAAAGAATTCTTTTAG
- the hpt gene encoding hypoxanthine phosphoribosyltransferase, whose translation MNYITVHDKTFQPFIYEAEIQIAVSKIGERIAQDYAGKHPLFIGVLNGAFMFCSDLLKSVDVPCEVTFVRLSSYDGITSTGEVRSIVSLQEDIEGRDVILVEDIVDTGLTMQKAMASLSELKPSSLEIASLLVKPDCLQCELDIKYKGFEIPEKFVVGYGLDYDGLGRNFKDIYQLKQE comes from the coding sequence TTGAACTACATAACCGTCCACGACAAGACTTTCCAACCTTTTATCTACGAAGCCGAAATTCAAATAGCGGTATCTAAGATAGGTGAGCGTATAGCTCAGGATTACGCTGGAAAGCATCCACTTTTCATAGGGGTATTGAACGGGGCATTTATGTTCTGTAGTGACCTTTTGAAATCTGTTGATGTGCCATGCGAAGTCACTTTCGTACGACTTTCTTCTTATGATGGCATAACAAGCACGGGTGAAGTGAGAAGTATTGTAAGCCTACAAGAAGATATCGAGGGTCGTGATGTTATTCTGGTGGAAGACATTGTAGACACCGGGTTGACTATGCAAAAGGCGATGGCCAGTTTAAGCGAATTGAAACCTAGTTCCTTAGAGATTGCTTCGCTTTTGGTAAAACCAGATTGCTTGCAATGCGAGCTGGATATTAAATACAAGGGCTTCGAAATACCAGAGAAGTTTGTAGTGGGTTATGGTCTCGATTATGATGGCCTCGGAAGGAACTTTAAAGATATCTATCAACTCAAGCAGGAGTAA
- a CDS encoding nucleotide exchange factor GrpE, whose product MAKEKETKETVEETNVATEEQPTEETTENEAQAESEAQEEDDLTPEEKLEIELGEAKDKYLRLYSEFENFRRRNAKERIELIKTASSDLMTELLPIVDDFERANQANEKQEDIEAVKEGFDLIHQKLLKSLESKGLKLMETEKGTDFDADLHEAVTQFPVEEEDLKGKIIDTVEKGYYLGEKVIRFAKVVIGS is encoded by the coding sequence ATGGCAAAAGAGAAGGAGACGAAAGAAACCGTTGAAGAAACTAATGTAGCTACTGAAGAGCAACCAACGGAAGAAACGACAGAAAATGAGGCACAAGCCGAATCTGAGGCACAAGAAGAGGATGATTTGACCCCGGAAGAAAAGCTGGAGATTGAATTAGGTGAGGCCAAAGACAAATACTTAAGGCTGTACTCTGAGTTCGAAAACTTCAGAAGACGTAATGCCAAAGAAAGAATTGAGCTGATCAAGACAGCTTCTTCTGACCTAATGACAGAATTACTGCCAATCGTTGATGATTTTGAAAGAGCCAATCAGGCCAACGAAAAGCAAGAAGATATCGAGGCGGTTAAAGAAGGTTTCGATTTGATTCACCAGAAGCTTTTGAAATCACTAGAAAGCAAGGGGCTAAAACTAATGGAAACGGAAAAGGGAACTGATTTTGATGCTGATTTGCATGAAGCAGTTACGCAGTTTCCAGTTGAGGAAGAAGATTTAAAAGGAAAAATAATCGACACTGTTGAGAAGGGTTATTACCTGGGAGAAAAGGTAATTCGCTTTGCTAAAGTGGTCATAGGATCTTAA
- a CDS encoding aminopeptidase: MDYSLLETMCGIHAPSGNEVAMKEFLLSYIKTHQDAWKVKPEIHIGENFQDSIILKFGTPRTAIFAHMDSIGFTVRYHDQLVPIGGPKAETGYTLVGEDSLGPIECELIENDGDLHYKFPRGLDRGTELVFKRDFRETDNYVQSCYLDNRLGVFNALKVAETLENGVIVFSCWEEHGGGSVPYLAKHIYEEWGVKQALISDITWITEGVVHGQGVAISMRDRNVPRRSFIDKVIGIARESQIDFQLEVEGGGSSDGRELQVSPYPFDWCFVGAPEDNVHSPDEIVHKHDIDCMVALYGALMEQL, from the coding sequence ATGGACTACTCCTTACTAGAAACTATGTGCGGTATTCATGCGCCTTCGGGCAATGAAGTAGCAATGAAAGAGTTTCTACTTTCTTATATCAAAACACATCAAGATGCTTGGAAAGTTAAACCTGAAATTCATATAGGTGAGAATTTCCAGGACTCCATCATCCTCAAATTTGGCACACCAAGAACGGCCATTTTCGCACATATGGATAGTATAGGATTTACTGTTCGCTATCATGATCAATTGGTGCCGATCGGGGGACCAAAAGCAGAAACAGGTTACACTTTGGTGGGCGAAGATTCGCTAGGACCGATCGAATGCGAGTTGATTGAAAACGATGGCGATTTACACTATAAGTTTCCAAGAGGTTTGGATCGCGGAACCGAACTTGTTTTCAAAAGAGATTTCCGTGAAACTGATAACTATGTACAGTCCTGCTATCTGGATAATAGATTAGGTGTATTTAATGCGCTGAAAGTTGCCGAAACTTTAGAGAATGGAGTCATCGTTTTTTCCTGCTGGGAAGAGCATGGCGGAGGTTCAGTACCCTATTTGGCCAAACATATCTATGAAGAATGGGGAGTGAAACAAGCCTTGATTTCGGATATTACTTGGATTACCGAGGGCGTTGTGCATGGTCAAGGTGTCGCCATTTCCATGCGCGATCGTAACGTGCCAAGAAGAAGTTTTATCGACAAGGTAATCGGTATAGCACGCGAAAGTCAGATCGATTTTCAGTTAGAAGTTGAAGGGGGTGGATCGAGTGATGGTCGTGAGTTACAGGTCTCACCTTATCCTTTTGATTGGTGTTTTGTAGGAGCACCAGAAGACAATGTACACAGCCCAGATGAGATCGTTCATAAACATGATATTGATTGTATGGTGGCTTTGTACGGAGCGCTTATGGAACAATTGTAA
- the obgE gene encoding GTPase ObgE, which yields MASSNFIDHVRIYCRSGNGGAGAVSFRREKHVPKGGPDGGNGGKGGSIILRGNTQLWTLLHLRYKKHVTADNGVNGSGHGSSGADGQDVILEVPLGTIAKDAETGEVLLEVTEEGQEAVLLPGGRGGLGNENFKTATKQTPRYAQPGEEGEERTCVLELKLLADVGLVGFPNAGKSTLLSVVSAAKPEIADYPFTTLVPNLGVVSYRDHKSFVMADIPGIIEGASEGKGLGLRFLRHIERNSILLFLVPADADDIVNEYKILLDELTKYNPELLDKERVLAISKCDMLDEELITEIKETLPTDVDVLFISSLANMGLVELKDAIWKAINK from the coding sequence ATGGCCAGTTCCAACTTTATCGACCACGTAAGAATCTACTGCCGCTCAGGCAATGGCGGAGCGGGTGCCGTGAGTTTTCGTAGAGAAAAGCACGTACCTAAAGGTGGACCCGATGGAGGCAATGGTGGAAAGGGTGGAAGCATTATCCTGAGAGGGAATACCCAACTTTGGACTTTGCTACACCTACGCTATAAGAAACATGTTACTGCCGATAATGGTGTAAATGGCAGTGGTCATGGTAGCTCGGGAGCGGATGGCCAAGACGTAATTCTGGAAGTTCCGCTAGGTACCATTGCTAAAGATGCGGAGACAGGTGAAGTCTTGCTCGAAGTCACAGAAGAAGGGCAAGAAGCCGTTCTCTTGCCTGGTGGAAGAGGAGGCTTAGGTAATGAGAATTTCAAAACGGCCACCAAGCAAACACCACGATATGCTCAGCCTGGCGAGGAAGGCGAAGAAAGAACATGCGTCTTAGAGCTTAAACTTTTGGCAGATGTTGGTTTGGTAGGTTTTCCTAATGCTGGTAAATCGACTTTACTTTCAGTTGTTTCAGCTGCCAAACCAGAAATTGCAGACTATCCATTCACCACTTTAGTGCCCAACCTTGGGGTAGTTTCTTATCGTGATCATAAGTCATTCGTGATGGCCGATATTCCTGGGATCATTGAAGGAGCATCAGAAGGCAAGGGCCTCGGACTTCGCTTTCTAAGACATATCGAACGAAATTCTATTCTACTTTTCCTTGTTCCGGCAGACGCAGATGACATTGTCAATGAGTATAAAATCCTATTGGATGAGCTTACCAAATACAACCCTGAGCTACTTGATAAAGAGAGGGTTTTGGCGATATCAAAGTGTGATATGCTCGATGAAGAACTGATCACAGAGATCAAAGAGACCCTACCCACCGATGTAGATGTGCTCTTTATTTCATCCTTGGCCAATATGGGTCTGGTAGAGCTCAAAGATGCTATTTGGAAGGCCATAAACAAATAA
- the upp gene encoding uracil phosphoribosyltransferase — MFILNQTNSIANNYLVELRDESIQGDRLRFRQNLERLGTLLAYEISKDLVYQETKVQTCLAQTMAQTTADDVVIISILRAAIPFSNGFVNLFDRAEFGFIGAARQESTGDEVKVNLDYAAAPDLTGKTLIIADPMLATGKSLVKSIDRLIQNGIPKTIHLASVIAAPEGIAYLNENLRLDFKIWTCALDEKLNEQSYIIPGLGDAGDLAFGPKL, encoded by the coding sequence ATGTTCATACTGAATCAAACCAACTCTATTGCTAATAATTATCTGGTAGAACTCAGAGATGAGTCTATACAAGGAGACAGGCTTAGGTTTAGACAAAACCTAGAACGTTTGGGTACCTTATTGGCCTATGAAATCTCTAAAGATTTGGTCTATCAGGAGACCAAAGTTCAGACTTGTCTTGCGCAAACCATGGCCCAGACCACTGCTGATGATGTGGTGATTATCTCCATTCTCAGGGCCGCGATTCCATTTAGCAACGGTTTCGTAAATCTTTTTGATCGAGCTGAGTTTGGCTTTATCGGTGCCGCTCGTCAGGAATCAACAGGAGATGAGGTAAAGGTCAATTTGGACTATGCCGCTGCCCCAGATTTAACAGGAAAAACGCTCATTATTGCCGACCCCATGCTTGCCACTGGCAAATCACTTGTTAAGAGTATTGATCGCCTTATACAAAACGGCATCCCGAAAACCATTCATTTAGCCTCCGTAATTGCCGCTCCTGAAGGAATTGCATACTTAAATGAAAACTTACGTTTAGATTTCAAAATCTGGACCTGCGCCTTGGATGAAAAGCTTAATGAACAGTCTTATATCATTCCGGGTTTAGGTGATGCTGGCGACCTGGCCTTTGGCCCCAAATTGTAG